One Streptomyces sp. CNQ-509 DNA window includes the following coding sequences:
- a CDS encoding FadR/GntR family transcriptional regulator: MHEWAVDELVRRIVSGEAAPGDSLPVEEKLAAELGVSRGVLREAVKSVAGKGMLGIRPRTGTRVLPPEGWNHLDADVLRWQQEYGPLRLLRETVELRRTVEPAAARLAAAGRLPADVRALLDAHERMAAAARRPEHAGYVEADAAFHRALLDASGNRLFGSLGRALDVALQHSFAISSETPGALEASLPRHLAVAEAIGRGDGAEAAAAVLAIIDSAEHEIEHSPALDLIPRPDGEVRTP; encoded by the coding sequence ATGCACGAGTGGGCGGTCGACGAGTTGGTGCGCCGGATCGTCTCGGGTGAGGCCGCGCCCGGGGACTCGCTGCCGGTCGAGGAGAAGCTCGCCGCCGAGCTCGGGGTGAGCCGCGGGGTGCTGCGCGAGGCGGTCAAGTCGGTTGCGGGCAAGGGGATGCTGGGCATCAGGCCGCGTACGGGCACCAGGGTGCTGCCGCCCGAGGGGTGGAACCACCTGGACGCGGACGTACTGCGCTGGCAGCAGGAGTACGGGCCGCTGCGGCTGCTGCGGGAGACCGTCGAGCTGCGCCGCACCGTGGAGCCGGCCGCGGCCCGGCTGGCCGCCGCCGGGCGGCTGCCCGCAGACGTGCGCGCTCTGCTCGACGCGCACGAGCGGATGGCGGCAGCCGCCCGCCGCCCGGAGCACGCCGGCTACGTCGAGGCCGACGCCGCCTTCCACCGCGCCCTGCTCGACGCCAGCGGCAATCGGCTCTTCGGCTCACTGGGCCGCGCCCTGGACGTCGCCCTCCAGCACAGTTTCGCGATCAGCAGCGAGACCCCCGGCGCGCTGGAGGCATCCCTCCCCCGCCACCTCGCAGTCGCCGAGGCGATCGGGCGCGGCGACGGCGCCGAGGCGGCCGCCGCAGTCCTGGCCATCATCGACTCGGCGGAGCACGAGATCGAGCACTCCCCGGCGCTGGACCTCATCCCGCGGCCGGACGGCGAAGTCCGCACGCCGTAG
- a CDS encoding Nramp family divalent metal transporter yields MTHADDHVTPPRSSPFPLRTQNLPAPEVRELPAPPKRVWPIIGPGVVAAGVGLSSGEFILWPYIASQAGLVFLWGAVVGVLTQWFINMEVERYTLATGETAVSGFNRYWKHWGAVMVVFTYAANLWPGWATSSATMLSYVFGGDPAIIGICLLAAIGAMLTLAPVVYNALEKLLFFKLAVVAVFFVLAVVLAVEASSWGDLPDGVTHIGQFPTELGVAVLMGAIAYAGAGGGQNLCQSNWIRDKGFGMGRYVPRLVSPITGKEEAASTTEAPAGYVFDPADHENMSRWQRWWRLANLEQGMTFVLVTIVTITLTSLLSHSTVFGVEGLANDVSFVEAEGEELKSAVGGWFGTTFWLIGAFSLFTAATGIVDYTSRMAADILKSTYLRQHPVSESRLYFWLVWGVVAVGALILLIGFDQPLVLLVISACVSGLMMFVYSILLLVLNRKSLPPPLKIRNYRVAALIWAVLLYGTLAALTIRQQYIDNF; encoded by the coding sequence ATGACGCATGCTGACGACCATGTGACCCCACCGCGCAGCAGCCCGTTCCCCCTGCGGACCCAGAACCTCCCGGCCCCCGAGGTCCGCGAGCTCCCCGCCCCGCCGAAGAGGGTGTGGCCGATCATCGGCCCCGGCGTGGTGGCGGCCGGAGTCGGACTCTCCTCCGGGGAGTTCATCCTCTGGCCTTACATCGCCTCGCAGGCCGGCCTGGTGTTCCTCTGGGGCGCCGTGGTCGGCGTGCTGACCCAGTGGTTCATCAACATGGAGGTCGAGCGGTACACGCTGGCCACCGGCGAGACCGCCGTCTCCGGCTTCAACCGCTACTGGAAGCACTGGGGCGCGGTGATGGTGGTCTTCACTTACGCCGCCAACCTCTGGCCCGGCTGGGCGACCAGCTCCGCGACCATGCTCAGCTACGTCTTCGGCGGCGACCCGGCGATCATCGGCATATGCCTGCTGGCCGCGATCGGGGCGATGCTGACCCTGGCTCCGGTGGTCTACAACGCCCTGGAGAAGCTGCTCTTCTTCAAGCTGGCCGTCGTCGCCGTCTTCTTCGTCCTGGCCGTCGTGCTCGCCGTGGAGGCATCCAGCTGGGGCGACCTGCCCGACGGCGTCACGCACATCGGCCAGTTCCCCACCGAGCTGGGCGTCGCGGTGCTCATGGGCGCCATCGCCTACGCCGGCGCCGGCGGCGGACAGAACCTCTGCCAGTCGAACTGGATCCGCGACAAGGGGTTTGGCATGGGCCGCTACGTGCCACGCCTGGTCAGCCCGATCACCGGCAAGGAGGAGGCGGCCTCAACCACCGAGGCACCCGCGGGCTACGTCTTCGACCCGGCCGACCACGAGAACATGTCCCGCTGGCAGCGCTGGTGGCGGCTGGCCAACCTTGAGCAGGGCATGACGTTCGTGCTGGTCACCATCGTGACCATCACGTTGACCTCGCTGCTCTCGCACTCCACGGTCTTCGGCGTGGAAGGGCTGGCCAACGACGTCAGCTTCGTGGAGGCCGAGGGCGAGGAGCTGAAGTCCGCCGTCGGCGGCTGGTTCGGCACGACGTTCTGGCTGATCGGCGCCTTCTCGCTGTTCACCGCGGCGACCGGCATCGTGGACTACACCTCGCGGATGGCCGCCGACATCCTCAAGTCGACCTACCTGCGCCAGCACCCGGTCTCCGAGAGCAGGCTGTACTTCTGGCTGGTGTGGGGCGTCGTCGCCGTTGGCGCGCTGATCCTGCTCATAGGCTTCGACCAGCCGCTGGTGCTGCTCGTCATCTCCGCCTGCGTCTCCGGCCTGATGATGTTCGTGTACTCCATCCTGCTGCTCGTCCTCAACCGCAAGTCCCTGCCCCCGCCCCTGAAGATCCGCAACTACCGGGTTGCGGCGCTGATCTGGGCGGTGCTCCTCTACGGCACGCTCGCCGCCCTCACCATCCGCCAGCAGTACATCGACAACTTCTGA
- a CDS encoding IlvD/Edd family dehydratase encodes MTDASVGSKARSDRRSQAWFGAAGRGGMIYRSWMRNQGFGHEVFDGRPVIGIAVSASELAPCNAHLDRVAEAVKRGVWQAGGLPLAFPTMATGETLMRPTAMLFRNLMAMEVEELIRANPLDGVVLLSGCDKTTPAMLMGAASVDLPAVMVTGGPMLNGKYRGRDVGSGTAVWQFEEELKTGRMTQEECFFAEGCMARSNGHCMTMGTASTMACMAESLGMQLPGSATWPAVDARRFEIAQSAGKRIVEMVDEDLRPSKVMTREAFENAIRTNAAIGGSTNAIIHLAAIAGRLGVELSVDDFDRLTREVPTLVNLQPSGAYLMEDFCYAGGLPAVHRELVTGGLLHAQQITVTGRSIAANTEGAERVGDDVITPLATPFLDAGTGTAVLRGNLAPNGAVLKQSAATPELLQHRGRALVFDSPEAYHEVCDDPELDVTADDILVIRGAGPRGYPGMPEVSNVPLPTKLLKAGVTDMVRICDGRMSGTGYGTVVLHVAPEAAVGGPLALVRTGDEIELDVAGRRLSLEVSDEELAERRAAWTAPEPRHTSGYAWLYTEFVTQADEGADLTFLRGSRGHAIPRDSH; translated from the coding sequence GTGACTGACGCCAGCGTCGGCAGCAAAGCCCGGTCCGACCGCCGCAGCCAGGCATGGTTCGGCGCGGCGGGCCGTGGCGGCATGATCTACCGTTCCTGGATGCGCAACCAGGGCTTCGGCCACGAGGTCTTCGACGGCCGCCCGGTGATCGGCATAGCCGTCAGCGCCTCCGAGCTGGCGCCGTGCAACGCCCATCTGGACCGCGTCGCGGAGGCCGTCAAACGCGGCGTCTGGCAGGCCGGCGGCCTCCCGCTCGCCTTCCCGACCATGGCCACCGGCGAGACCCTGATGCGCCCCACCGCCATGCTCTTCCGCAACCTGATGGCGATGGAGGTCGAGGAGCTCATCCGGGCCAACCCGCTCGACGGGGTGGTGCTGCTGAGCGGCTGCGACAAGACCACGCCCGCGATGCTGATGGGCGCTGCCAGCGTCGACCTGCCGGCGGTGATGGTCACCGGCGGTCCGATGCTCAACGGCAAGTACCGGGGCCGGGACGTCGGCTCGGGCACCGCGGTCTGGCAGTTCGAGGAGGAGCTCAAGACCGGCCGGATGACCCAAGAGGAGTGCTTCTTCGCCGAGGGCTGCATGGCCCGCTCCAACGGCCACTGCATGACGATGGGCACCGCCTCCACCATGGCCTGCATGGCCGAGTCGCTGGGCATGCAGCTGCCCGGCTCGGCCACCTGGCCCGCGGTCGACGCCCGCCGGTTCGAGATCGCGCAGAGCGCCGGTAAGCGCATCGTAGAGATGGTCGATGAGGACCTGCGGCCCTCGAAGGTCATGACCCGGGAGGCGTTCGAGAACGCCATCCGCACCAACGCGGCTATCGGCGGCTCCACCAACGCCATCATCCACCTGGCCGCGATCGCCGGCCGCCTGGGCGTCGAGCTGAGCGTCGACGACTTCGACCGGCTCACGCGCGAGGTCCCGACCCTGGTGAACCTACAGCCCTCGGGTGCGTACCTGATGGAGGACTTCTGCTACGCGGGCGGGCTGCCGGCCGTCCACCGCGAGCTGGTCACCGGCGGCCTGCTGCACGCCCAGCAGATCACCGTGACCGGCCGGTCCATCGCCGCGAACACCGAGGGCGCCGAGCGCGTCGGCGACGACGTGATCACCCCCCTGGCCACGCCCTTCCTGGACGCCGGCACCGGCACCGCCGTCCTGCGCGGCAACCTCGCCCCGAACGGCGCGGTGCTCAAGCAGTCTGCGGCCACCCCCGAGCTGCTCCAGCACCGGGGCCGGGCGCTGGTCTTCGACTCGCCCGAGGCGTACCACGAGGTCTGCGACGACCCGGAGCTGGACGTCACCGCCGACGACATCCTTGTTATCCGCGGCGCCGGCCCCAGGGGCTACCCCGGCATGCCCGAGGTCTCCAACGTGCCGCTGCCGACCAAGCTGCTCAAGGCCGGTGTCACGGACATGGTCCGCATCTGCGACGGCCGGATGAGCGGCACCGGCTACGGCACCGTGGTGCTCCACGTCGCCCCGGAGGCCGCCGTCGGCGGCCCGCTGGCACTGGTCCGCACCGGCGACGAGATCGAACTCGACGTCGCCGGGCGCCGGCTGAGCCTGGAGGTCTCCGACGAGGAGCTGGCCGAGCGGCGCGCGGCCTGGACGGCACCGGAGCCCAGGCACACCTCCGGCTACGCCTGGCTCTACACCGAGTTCGTCACCCAGGCCGACGAAGGCGCCGACCTCACCTTCCTGCGCGGCTCCCGCGGCCACGCCATACCGCGCGACTCACACTGA
- a CDS encoding BON domain-containing protein has protein sequence MDIEADNGVVTLTGRFRNTTLVPLAARMARGVEGVVDAAFRLQRPDDAPGAAA, from the coding sequence GTGGACATCGAGGCCGACAACGGCGTCGTGACCCTCACCGGCCGGTTCCGGAACACCACCCTCGTGCCGCTCGCCGCACGGATGGCACGCGGAGTCGAAGGCGTCGTGGACGCCGCGTTCCGCCTTCAGCGACCGGACGACGCGCCCGGGGCGGCGGCGTGA
- a CDS encoding radical SAM domain-containing protein, whose product MRLLARLRAVERLTRPYDPEFTAALERRWTELPVGARTPGQVMGRHAVGCEGTHGVFPKCNLKCTPCYHSRDANAVRVDGPHTLENVGAQLRLLRERRGPRAHAQLIGGEVSLLAPDDHAAALELMRAHGREPMSFTHGDVDYAYLRALAVGPDGRRRFSRLSFAAHFDKFMYGRRGIERPASERALNPYRRRFAAKFVKLRRELGVRYFIAHNMTVTPGNLDEVADVIRECGRMGYGMFSFQPAAHLGDERRWKEPYRTATPDAVWAEIERGAGARLDYRLFEHGDVRCNRVAYGFYVGDRWHPVLDGADPRDLTVREVFFRHLGRVNFTGTPPPVLAARLARIAVRHPGVVATGLGWLVRTVRRAGPLRLLRAGLRVRPVTFVMHTFMDAADVSPAWEMTRRGETAEDPRLRATQDRLAACHYAMAHPENGTLVPACVQHAVLDPAENAALRKLLPLAEVRTGDAPGGSRSCGSE is encoded by the coding sequence ATGAGGCTGCTGGCGAGGTTGCGGGCCGTGGAGCGGCTGACGCGTCCGTATGATCCGGAGTTCACCGCGGCGCTTGAGCGCCGCTGGACGGAGCTGCCGGTCGGGGCGCGGACGCCCGGTCAGGTGATGGGACGGCACGCAGTGGGCTGCGAGGGCACCCACGGCGTGTTTCCCAAGTGCAACCTCAAGTGCACGCCCTGCTACCACTCCAGGGACGCCAACGCGGTGCGCGTGGACGGCCCGCACACCCTCGAGAACGTCGGCGCCCAGCTGCGACTGCTGCGCGAGCGGCGCGGGCCACGGGCACACGCCCAGCTCATCGGCGGGGAGGTGAGCCTGCTGGCCCCGGACGATCATGCCGCAGCCCTGGAGCTGATGCGCGCCCACGGCCGGGAGCCGATGAGCTTCACCCACGGCGACGTCGACTACGCCTACCTGCGTGCGCTCGCCGTGGGCCCGGACGGGCGGCGCCGCTTCTCCCGGCTGTCGTTCGCCGCGCACTTCGACAAGTTCATGTACGGCCGGCGCGGCATCGAACGGCCCGCGAGCGAGCGGGCACTGAACCCGTACCGGCGGCGGTTCGCCGCGAAGTTCGTGAAACTCCGCCGCGAGCTGGGGGTCCGGTACTTCATCGCACACAACATGACCGTCACGCCCGGCAACCTGGACGAAGTCGCCGACGTCATCCGCGAATGCGGCCGCATGGGCTACGGGATGTTCTCCTTCCAGCCCGCCGCCCACCTCGGCGACGAACGGAGGTGGAAGGAGCCGTACAGGACCGCGACGCCGGACGCGGTGTGGGCGGAGATCGAGCGCGGCGCCGGCGCCCGACTGGACTACCGGCTCTTCGAGCACGGCGACGTGCGCTGCAACCGGGTCGCCTACGGCTTCTACGTCGGTGACCGCTGGCACCCGGTGCTTGACGGCGCCGACCCGCGCGACCTGACCGTGCGGGAGGTCTTCTTCCGCCACCTGGGCAGGGTGAACTTCACCGGCACCCCGCCGCCGGTGCTGGCCGCGCGGCTGGCCCGTATCGCCGTTCGGCACCCGGGGGTGGTTGCCACGGGCCTGGGCTGGCTGGTGCGCACGGTGCGGCGGGCCGGGCCGCTCCGGCTGCTGCGCGCCGGGCTTCGGGTGCGGCCGGTGACGTTTGTGATGCACACGTTCATGGACGCCGCCGACGTCTCGCCTGCCTGGGAGATGACGCGGCGGGGTGAGACCGCGGAGGACCCGCGGCTGCGCGCCACCCAGGATCGGCTCGCGGCCTGCCACTACGCCATGGCCCACCCCGAGAACGGCACCCTGGTCCCGGCCTGCGTGCAGCACGCGGTGCTCGACCCGGCGGAGAACGCCGCCCTGCGCAAGCTGCTGCCCCTCGCCGAAGTCCGCACCGGCGACGCCCCGGGGGGAAGTCGGTCGTGCGGATCGGAGTGA
- a CDS encoding NAD(P)/FAD-dependent oxidoreductase, whose translation MSPYDMVVIGGGSAGLTAARTAGRLGARTLLVESGRLGGDCLWTGCVPSKALLHVAAETAAARRAGAYGLAAASGPVDLASAMRHVKGAIAAIEPHDSAESLRPLGVETAYGRAAFSGPRTLTVAEREISFRYAVIATGSSPTLVPVPGLAEADPLTSDSLWDLDRLPERLVVLGGGPIGCELGQAFARLGAQVTLVEAMERLLPREEPDASQAVRRALEADGVTVLAGYRAERVTGSAMHGPGGPLAYDTLLAVTGRRADTAGLGLAEAGVQLTDRGDVRVNDRLRTANPRIYAAGDVTGRSAFTHLGGVQGGAAAAEALLGVRRRIDYGAVPRVTFTDPEVARVGRTAAEARAEHGDTVRVHTLPHDRVDRAVAEGRTDGFTTLVLGPRARIIGATVVAPRAGETIAHLAAAVRLGWTAPQYARTVHPYPTYADGPWHAALADVYDRLARAGRITGAALALRRKLRP comes from the coding sequence ATGAGCCCATACGACATGGTCGTCATCGGCGGCGGAAGCGCCGGACTCACCGCGGCCCGTACCGCCGGCCGACTTGGCGCCCGCACCCTGCTGGTCGAGAGCGGCCGGCTGGGCGGGGACTGCCTGTGGACGGGATGCGTGCCCAGCAAGGCACTGCTGCACGTGGCAGCCGAGACCGCGGCCGCCCGTCGCGCCGGCGCCTACGGCCTCGCCGCCGCTTCAGGTCCCGTCGACCTTGCCTCGGCCATGCGCCACGTGAAGGGCGCCATCGCGGCGATCGAGCCGCACGACTCGGCGGAGTCGCTTCGCCCGCTCGGCGTGGAGACGGCCTACGGCCGGGCAGCCTTCTCCGGCCCCCGCACCCTCACCGTGGCCGAACGCGAGATCTCCTTCCGCTACGCGGTCATCGCCACCGGCTCCTCACCCACGCTGGTGCCGGTTCCGGGCCTGGCCGAGGCCGATCCCCTGACCAGCGATTCCCTATGGGACCTCGACCGGCTGCCCGAGCGGCTCGTGGTGCTGGGCGGCGGACCCATCGGCTGCGAACTCGGTCAGGCTTTCGCCCGCCTGGGGGCTCAGGTGACGCTGGTGGAGGCGATGGAGAGGCTACTCCCGCGCGAGGAACCGGACGCCTCCCAGGCAGTGCGCCGCGCCCTGGAAGCGGACGGCGTCACCGTCCTGGCCGGTTACCGCGCCGAGAGGGTCACCGGCAGTGCGATGCACGGCCCGGGCGGCCCGCTGGCCTACGACACCCTGCTCGCGGTCACCGGCCGCCGCGCCGACACTGCCGGCCTCGGCCTCGCGGAGGCGGGCGTACAGCTCACCGACCGCGGCGACGTCCGCGTGAACGACCGGCTGCGGACGGCCAACCCGCGCATCTACGCGGCCGGCGACGTCACCGGCCGCTCCGCCTTCACCCACCTCGGCGGTGTGCAGGGCGGCGCCGCCGCTGCGGAAGCCCTGCTCGGCGTGCGCCGCAGGATCGACTACGGCGCGGTGCCCCGGGTGACCTTCACCGACCCCGAGGTGGCCCGCGTCGGCCGCACCGCGGCAGAAGCCCGAGCCGAGCACGGCGATACCGTACGCGTGCACACCCTGCCCCACGACCGGGTCGACCGCGCCGTCGCCGAGGGCCGCACCGACGGCTTCACCACCCTCGTGCTCGGCCCGCGCGCGCGCATCATCGGCGCCACGGTCGTCGCGCCACGCGCCGGCGAGACCATCGCTCACCTGGCCGCGGCCGTCCGGCTCGGCTGGACGGCACCGCAGTACGCCAGGACGGTCCACCCCTACCCCACGTACGCCGACGGCCCCTGGCACGCCGCCCTCGCTGACGTCTACGACCGCCTGGCCCGGGCCGGCCGGATCACAGGAGCGGCACTCGCCCTGCGCAGGAAGCTGCGGCCGTGA
- a CDS encoding class I SAM-dependent methyltransferase, producing the protein MDTEEWQRYVTAYHDARPGITERIFALAEASPYAWLAEPLHAGPGPVLDLACGSAPTRELLPGTGWIGVDSSRGELGEAARRGRAPLVRANADALPVRTGSIGVVCAAMCLPVVTPLPQVLGEVRRVLRPGGRLAALVPASSGLSVAGAAGWVRVMGALRAVHQPWPNPDARDGLAGLLRRAGFAVRSDERHVFTLAIETPRAAALLAESLYLPDLTARRAQFAKRSLARWARPGRRLQLPLRRVVAEHPAPYPGREGV; encoded by the coding sequence GTGGACACAGAAGAGTGGCAGCGCTACGTCACCGCCTACCACGACGCCCGCCCCGGAATCACCGAGCGGATCTTCGCACTGGCCGAGGCGTCCCCGTACGCCTGGCTGGCCGAACCGCTGCACGCCGGCCCGGGCCCGGTGCTGGACCTGGCCTGTGGCTCAGCGCCTACGCGCGAACTGCTCCCGGGCACCGGCTGGATCGGCGTCGACAGTTCGCGCGGTGAACTCGGCGAGGCGGCACGCCGGGGCCGTGCGCCGCTGGTGCGGGCGAACGCGGATGCCCTGCCGGTGCGCACGGGGAGCATCGGCGTGGTGTGCGCGGCGATGTGCCTGCCGGTGGTGACCCCCCTGCCGCAGGTGCTCGGCGAGGTGCGGCGGGTGCTGCGCCCGGGCGGGCGGCTCGCGGCGCTTGTGCCCGCGTCCTCGGGCCTCTCGGTGGCCGGTGCGGCCGGCTGGGTCCGGGTCATGGGCGCGCTGCGAGCGGTGCACCAGCCGTGGCCCAACCCGGACGCCCGCGACGGCCTGGCCGGTCTGCTGCGCCGCGCAGGCTTCGCCGTACGCTCCGACGAACGGCACGTCTTCACGCTCGCCATCGAGACACCCCGGGCAGCCGCCTTGCTGGCCGAATCGCTCTACCTGCCGGATCTGACCGCGCGGCGGGCACAGTTCGCCAAGCGGTCGCTCGCCCGCTGGGCGCGCCCCGGCCGCCGGCTACAACTGCCGCTGCGCCGCGTCGTGGCCGAGCACCCGGCGCCGTACCCCGGTCGGGAAGGCGTATGA
- a CDS encoding TVP38/TMEM64 family protein translates to MSTDADRTLPESSATPGRGSSRGALVKLLVLVTLLAGTACWVVLGGAGLLGDIRRWVDGLGVWGPLVFVLCYALAVTALLPGSVLTASAGALFGLTVGVVVVMAGAIAGAVLSFGLARWLGRPAVARYTGAGRLARLDVHLSRRGFVAVLLLRLVALFPFAAVNYGAGVAGVRFGPYVAATALGILPATFVYTGLGGALGDPGSPLLWLAPAGLLVLSAGGWWATKLLRARTGDVSEAADSR, encoded by the coding sequence ATGAGCACCGACGCCGACCGGACTCTGCCCGAGTCGTCGGCGACGCCCGGCCGCGGCTCCTCGCGCGGCGCCCTGGTCAAGCTGCTCGTTCTGGTCACGCTCCTCGCCGGGACGGCCTGCTGGGTCGTCCTGGGCGGGGCCGGGTTGCTGGGCGACATACGCCGCTGGGTGGACGGGCTGGGCGTGTGGGGACCGCTGGTCTTCGTCCTCTGCTACGCCCTGGCCGTGACCGCGCTGCTGCCCGGGTCCGTGCTGACGGCGTCCGCGGGGGCACTGTTCGGCCTGACGGTGGGCGTGGTGGTCGTCATGGCGGGGGCCATCGCGGGCGCCGTGCTCTCTTTCGGACTCGCCCGCTGGCTGGGCCGGCCGGCCGTCGCCCGGTACACCGGCGCGGGGAGGCTGGCCCGGCTGGACGTCCACCTCTCCCGCCGCGGCTTCGTCGCCGTGCTGCTGCTGCGCCTGGTGGCGCTCTTCCCCTTCGCCGCCGTCAACTACGGCGCGGGGGTCGCCGGGGTGCGGTTCGGGCCGTACGTGGCGGCCACCGCGCTGGGCATCCTGCCGGCCACGTTCGTCTACACGGGCCTCGGCGGGGCGCTGGGCGACCCGGGCTCCCCGCTGCTGTGGCTCGCGCCGGCGGGGCTGCTGGTGCTGAGCGCCGGCGGCTGGTGGGCGACGAAGCTGCTGCGCGCCCGTACCGGAGACGTCAGCGAAGCAGCCGATAGCCGGTGA
- a CDS encoding CDP-alcohol phosphatidyltransferase family protein, with translation MLDARARAMLAGPMGRFAARLDRPAVTPNRLTALGAVLGLAGAGAAASGWWTTAAVLWLASRLTDGLDGPLARRRGTAAGGAGGFLDIAADFLCYGAFVVGVAVGAGGSALPFLLVLLAYYVNGTAFLAYSSLAERTGRRRTDDRLSRGRSLNFLGGLAEGGETIAVHTLWCLLPAHAHALAWVWAAVVAVTAAHRVVTGYRLLR, from the coding sequence ATGCTGGACGCGCGGGCGCGGGCGATGCTGGCCGGCCCGATGGGCAGGTTCGCCGCCCGCCTGGACCGCCCGGCCGTCACGCCGAACCGGCTCACCGCACTCGGCGCCGTTCTGGGCCTGGCGGGCGCCGGGGCGGCGGCGAGCGGCTGGTGGACGACGGCCGCCGTGCTGTGGCTGGCCTCCCGGCTGACTGACGGTCTGGACGGCCCGCTCGCCCGGCGCCGGGGCACCGCCGCCGGCGGGGCGGGCGGATTCCTCGACATCGCGGCCGACTTCCTCTGCTACGGGGCGTTCGTGGTCGGCGTCGCGGTCGGGGCGGGCGGCAGCGCGCTGCCGTTCCTGCTGGTGCTGCTCGCCTACTACGTCAACGGCACGGCCTTCCTCGCCTACTCCTCCCTCGCCGAGCGCACCGGACGCCGGCGGACGGACGACCGGCTCTCCCGCGGTCGCTCGCTGAACTTCCTCGGCGGTCTGGCCGAGGGCGGCGAGACCATCGCGGTCCACACCCTGTGGTGTCTGCTGCCCGCCCACGCCCATGCCCTCGCGTGGGTGTGGGCGGCGGTCGTGGCCGTCACCGCCGCCCACCGCGTCGTCACCGGCTATCGGCTGCTTCGCTGA
- a CDS encoding ABC transporter substrate-binding protein, which produces MRIRTRRPALRRSRSGTGAAAWTGAAAMLLAACSGGGDQEALPKNWSELRAAARGQTVNLFMYGGDQGANAYVDDEVVPAAEKLGIGVKRVPVADTQDALQKVLGDIRAGKDSGGAVDLVWVNGENFRTGKEAGLWLCGYTGLMPNQKYVDDSDPTLTHDFGTPVDDCETPWSRAQFAFVYDSARIPDPPRTTAGLIEWAEKNPGRFTYPAPPDFTGSAFVRQMLYTTAQNGAAVPQTYSESAYEKVTPALWEQLAGLRPHLWRDGTTYPKDAAAQGDLFANGEVDMTMTYNPAEVPGLVARGHYPKSTRVFVPEDGTLGNTSYLAVPENAAHREAALVLSDLMLSPAQQHAKAQPGGWGAYTVLDHERLPERWRKKFAALDTPATTLPIDELSRNARPELSGDWVAPLDKGWKQHVPTGS; this is translated from the coding sequence ATGCGGATACGGACTCGGCGGCCCGCCCTGCGGCGCAGCCGGAGCGGTACGGGTGCGGCGGCCTGGACGGGGGCCGCCGCGATGCTGCTGGCGGCCTGCTCGGGCGGGGGAGACCAGGAGGCGCTGCCGAAGAACTGGTCCGAGCTGCGTGCCGCAGCCCGCGGCCAGACGGTGAACCTGTTCATGTACGGCGGCGACCAGGGGGCCAACGCCTACGTCGACGACGAGGTCGTGCCGGCGGCGGAGAAGCTCGGCATCGGCGTCAAGCGGGTGCCGGTCGCCGACACCCAGGACGCCCTACAGAAGGTCCTGGGCGATATCCGGGCGGGCAAGGACAGCGGTGGGGCCGTCGACCTGGTGTGGGTCAACGGCGAGAACTTCCGCACCGGCAAGGAGGCCGGCCTGTGGCTGTGCGGGTACACCGGCCTGATGCCCAACCAGAAGTACGTCGACGACTCCGACCCGACCCTCACCCACGACTTCGGCACCCCGGTGGACGACTGTGAAACCCCGTGGAGCCGGGCGCAGTTCGCGTTCGTCTACGACTCCGCCCGCATTCCGGATCCGCCGCGCACGACCGCCGGGCTCATTGAGTGGGCCGAGAAGAACCCCGGACGCTTCACCTACCCCGCGCCCCCGGACTTCACCGGCTCCGCCTTCGTCCGCCAGATGCTGTACACCACCGCTCAGAACGGGGCTGCGGTCCCGCAGACGTACAGCGAGAGCGCGTACGAGAAGGTGACGCCGGCGCTGTGGGAGCAGCTCGCCGGACTCAGGCCGCATCTGTGGCGCGACGGCACCACCTACCCGAAGGACGCCGCCGCCCAGGGCGACCTCTTCGCCAACGGTGAGGTGGACATGACGATGACCTACAATCCCGCCGAGGTGCCGGGCCTGGTCGCCAGAGGCCACTACCCGAAGAGCACCCGCGTGTTCGTGCCCGAGGACGGCACGCTGGGCAACACCAGCTACCTCGCCGTGCCGGAGAACGCCGCGCACCGCGAGGCGGCTCTGGTGCTGTCCGACCTGATGCTCTCGCCCGCACAGCAGCACGCCAAGGCGCAGCCCGGTGGCTGGGGTGCGTACACCGTCCTCGACCACGAGCGGCTGCCCGAACGGTGGCGGAAGAAGTTCGCCGCCCTCGACACCCCCGCCACCACACTGCCGATCGATGAACTCTCCCGCAACGCCCGGCCGGAACTGAGCGGCGACTGGGTGGCCCCGCTGGACAAGGGATGGAAGCAGCACGTGCCGACGGGCTCATGA